In Acinetobacter pittii, one genomic interval encodes:
- the tuf gene encoding elongation factor Tu: MAKAKFERNKPHVNVGTIGHVDHGKTTLTAAIATICAKTYGGEAKDYSQIDSAPEEKARGITINTSHVEYDSPIRHYAHVDCPGHADYVKNMITGAAQMDGAILVCAATDGPMPQTREHILLSRQVGVPYIIVFLNKCDLVDDEELLELVEMEVRELLSTYDFPGDDTPVIRGSALKALEGDAGQYGEPSVLALVEALDSYIPEPERAIDKAFLMPIEDVFSISGRGTVVTGRVEAGIVKVGEEVEIVGIKDTVKTTVTGVEMFRKLLDEGRAGENCGILLRGTKREDVQRGQVLAKPGTIKPHTKFDAEVYVLSKEEGGRHTPFLNGYRPQFYFRTTDVTGAIQLQDGVEMVMPGDNVEMSVELIHPIAMDPGLRFAIREGGRTVGAGVVAKVTA; this comes from the coding sequence ATGGCTAAGGCTAAGTTTGAACGTAATAAGCCACACGTAAACGTGGGCACAATCGGTCACGTTGACCATGGTAAAACAACTTTAACTGCTGCGATTGCAACTATTTGTGCAAAAACTTACGGCGGTGAAGCGAAAGATTACTCACAAATCGACTCAGCACCTGAAGAAAAAGCACGTGGTATTACAATTAATACTTCACACGTAGAATACGATTCACCAATTCGTCACTACGCGCACGTTGACTGCCCGGGCCACGCCGATTACGTTAAAAACATGATTACTGGTGCTGCTCAGATGGACGGCGCGATCCTTGTGTGTGCTGCGACTGACGGTCCAATGCCACAAACTCGTGAACACATCCTTCTTTCTCGTCAGGTTGGTGTACCTTACATCATCGTATTCTTGAACAAGTGTGACCTTGTTGATGATGAAGAATTACTTGAATTAGTAGAAATGGAAGTTCGTGAACTTCTTTCTACTTATGACTTCCCAGGTGATGACACTCCAGTTATCCGTGGTTCTGCGCTTAAAGCGTTGGAAGGTGATGCTGGTCAATATGGCGAGCCTTCAGTTCTTGCTCTTGTTGAAGCGCTTGACTCTTACATCCCAGAACCAGAACGTGCTATCGACAAAGCATTCTTAATGCCAATCGAAGACGTATTCTCAATTTCTGGTCGTGGTACTGTAGTAACAGGCCGTGTAGAAGCTGGTATCGTTAAAGTTGGTGAAGAAGTAGAGATCGTTGGTATTAAAGATACAGTTAAAACAACTGTAACTGGCGTAGAAATGTTCCGTAAACTTCTTGACGAAGGCCGTGCAGGTGAGAACTGTGGTATCTTACTTCGTGGTACTAAGCGTGAAGACGTACAACGTGGTCAAGTACTTGCTAAACCAGGTACAATCAAGCCGCACACTAAATTCGACGCAGAAGTATACGTACTTTCTAAAGAAGAAGGTGGTCGTCACACTCCATTCTTAAATGGTTACCGTCCACAGTTCTACTTCCGTACAACTGACGTAACTGGTGCAATCCAATTACAAGACGGCGTTGAAATGGTTATGCCAGGCGACAACGTTGAAATGTCAGTAGAATTAATCCACCCAATCGCAATGGACCCAGGTCTACGTTTTGCGATCCGTGAAGGTGGTCGTACTGTAGGTGCTGGTGTTGTTGCGAAAGTAACTGCATAA
- the secE gene encoding preprotein translocase subunit SecE — protein sequence MSNDKSRDALSDAPIPQRNNSAEVVRSGSPLDIVLWVIAIALLLLATMVNQHLPAYWAPANNVWVRVGAIFACIVVALGLLYATHQGKGFVRLLKDARVELRRVTWPTKQETVTTSWQVLLVVVVASLVLWCFDYGLGWLIKLIIG from the coding sequence ATGTCGAATGATAAATCGCGTGACGCATTGAGCGACGCGCCAATTCCTCAAAGAAATAATTCTGCTGAAGTTGTTCGTTCTGGTTCGCCTCTAGACATTGTTCTATGGGTGATTGCAATAGCATTGTTGCTTTTAGCTACCATGGTGAATCAGCACTTACCAGCGTATTGGGCGCCTGCAAATAATGTTTGGGTGCGCGTTGGGGCAATTTTTGCTTGTATCGTTGTGGCTTTAGGTTTATTATACGCCACCCATCAAGGTAAAGGCTTCGTTCGTTTGCTAAAAGATGCACGAGTCGAATTGCGTCGAGTAACTTGGCCAACAAAACAAGAAACAGTCACTACTTCGTGGCAGGTTCTATTGGTTGTAGTTGTGGCATCACTGGTTTTATGGTGCTTTGACTATGGTTTGGGTTGGTTAATTAAGTTGATTATCGGGTAA
- the nusG gene encoding transcription termination/antitermination protein NusG, with product MKRWYIIHAYSGYEKQVLRSLTERIQRSAVADSFGDVLVPTEEVVEMKDGKKRKSERKFFPGYVLVEMEMNDDTWHIVKECPKVLGFIGGTPEKPAPITQREADAILARVRNTGEAPRPKTMFEPGEELLVIDGPFTDFKGVVEEVQYDKSRLTLTINVFNRPTQVELEFRQVEKTI from the coding sequence ATGAAACGTTGGTACATTATTCATGCCTACTCTGGCTATGAAAAACAAGTGTTGCGTTCACTTACAGAACGAATCCAGCGTAGCGCTGTTGCTGATAGCTTTGGTGATGTCCTTGTTCCTACCGAAGAAGTGGTGGAAATGAAGGATGGTAAGAAACGTAAATCTGAGCGTAAATTCTTTCCTGGCTATGTGTTAGTCGAAATGGAAATGAATGATGATACTTGGCATATTGTTAAAGAATGTCCAAAGGTTCTAGGTTTTATCGGTGGTACACCTGAAAAACCAGCACCAATCACTCAGCGTGAAGCAGATGCGATTCTTGCGCGTGTACGTAATACTGGTGAAGCACCACGTCCTAAAACGATGTTTGAGCCAGGTGAAGAATTACTTGTTATTGACGGTCCATTCACAGACTTTAAAGGTGTGGTGGAAGAAGTTCAATACGATAAGTCACGTTTAACGTTGACGATTAATGTATTTAATCGACCAACTCAGGTTGAACTCGAATTTCGCCAAGTCGAAAAAACGATTTAA